A window of the Juglans microcarpa x Juglans regia isolate MS1-56 chromosome 5D, Jm3101_v1.0, whole genome shotgun sequence genome harbors these coding sequences:
- the LOC121266032 gene encoding ras-related protein RABF2a-like: MVTTGIKNTNAKLVLLGDVGAGKSSLVLRFVKGQFIEFQESTIGAAFFSQTLAVNDATVKFEIWDTAGQERYHSLAPMYYRGAAAAIIVYDITNQASFERAKKWVQELQAQGNPNMVMALAGNKADLLDTRKVAAEEAQAYAQENGLYFLETSAKTAANVNDIFHEIAKRLARVQPVQNPSGMVLMDRPAERVASASCCS; the protein is encoded by the exons ATGGTTACAACTGGGATCAAGAACACTAATGCCAAATTG GTACTTCTTGGTGATGTTGGAGCCGGGAAGTCTAGTTTAGTCTTGCGCTTTGTCAAAGGGCAATTTATTGAGTTTCAG GAATCAACAATAGGTGCTGCCTTTTTCTCACAAACTTTGGCTGTAAATGATGCAACAGTAAAATTTGAGATTTGGGACACAGCTGGTCAAGAGAGATACCATAGCTTGGCTCCTATGTACTACAGAGGAGCTGCTGCTGCAATTATTGTGTATGATATTACAAACCAA GCCTCATTTGAGCGGGCAAAAAAATGGGTCCAAGAGCTTCAAGCACAAG GCAATCCAAATATGGTCATGGCACTGGCTGGCAACAAAGCGGATTTGCTAGATACGAGAAAGGTGGCAGCAGAG GAAGCACAAGCATATGCTCAGGAGAATGGCCTTTACTTCTTGGAAACCTCTGCAAAAACTGCAGCTAATGTCAATGACATCTTCCACGAGATAG CAAAAAGACTAGCTCGAGTGCAACCAGTCCAGAATCCATCAGGAATGGTTCTTATGGATAGACCTGCAGAAAGGGTAGCAAGTGCATCTTGTTGCTCTTAA
- the LOC121266449 gene encoding probable aspartyl protease At4g16563, producing MLNIGQTQAEQQRNPNSVLVLGMTRSRTSLPSPKASYRNSAKRPSEVSDMMEPLREVRDGYLISLNLGTPAQIIQVYVDTGSDLTWVPCGNLTFNCIDCDDYRNNKLTATFSPSFSSSSARDLCGSSFCVNVHSSDSYLDPCTMAGCSLLTLLKATCPRPCPSFAYTYGAGGVVTGTLTRDTLRVHGTNKPSSVTREAPKFCFGCVGSTYREPIGIAGFGRGALSLPSQLGFLQKGFSHCFLAFKFANNPNISSPLVVGDAAISSKDYLQFTPMLKNPMYPNYYYIGLEAISVGNVSAIKVPLKLSDFDLQGNGAMLIDSGTTYTHLPEPLYSQLLSLLQSEISYPRAMDMEMRTGFDLCYRVPCTNNNIMDDLLPTITFHFIKNTSLILPQGNHFYAMGAPSNSTVVKCLLFRSMDDGDYGPAGVFGSFQQQNVEVVYDLKKERVGFQPIDCASYAAAQGLHKI from the coding sequence ATGTTGAATATTGGCCAAACTCAAGCCGAACAGCAGAGAAACCCTAATTCAGTGCTGGTCCTTGGTATGACTCGTTCTAGGACCTCCCTTCCTTCTCCAAAAGCCTCCTATAGGAACTCAGCAAAGAGACCATCGGAAGTCTCAGACATGATGGAGCCGCTGAGGGAGGTTAGAGATGGGTATTTAATATCTCTTAATTTGGGGACACCTGCACAAATCATTCAAGTATACGTGGATACGGGGAGTGACCTTACCTGGGTTCCTTGTGGGAATCTAACATTCAATTGCATAGATTGTGATGACTACAGGAACAATAAGTTGACAGCCACTTTCTCTccctccttttcttcttcatcagctAGGGATCTTTGTGGCAGCTCCTTCTGCGTCAATGTCCATAGCTCAGATAGTTATCTTGATCCTTGCACCATGGCTGGATGCTCGTTGCTTACCCTTCTCAAAGCCACGTGCCCCAGACCATGCCCTTCATTTGCTTATACCTATGGTGCAGGTGGGGTTGTCACTGGGACACTTACTAGGGATACACTTAGGGTTCATGGAACTAATAAGCCTAGTTCTGTCACTAGAGAAGCCCCAAAGTTTTGTTTTGGGTGCGTTGGTTCTACATATAGAGAACCTATTGGCATTGCAGGGTTTGGTAGGGGTGCACTTTCTCTTCCTTCACAACTAGGGTTCCTGCAAAAGGGCTTCTCCCACTGCTTCTTAGCCTTTAAATTTGCAAATAACCCTAATATATCAAGCCCATTAGTTGTGGGAGATGCTGCCATTTCTTCTAAAGACTACTTACAATTCACCCCAATGTTGAAGAACCCCATGTATCCAAACTACTACTATATTGGTCTAGAGGCCATATCTGTAGGCAATGTCAGTGCAATCAAAGTGCCATTGAAGTTGAGTGATTTTGATTTGCAAGGTAATGGGGCCATGTTGATAGATTCGGGAACCACTTATACTCACCTTCCTGAGCCATTGTACTCACAACTTCTTTCACTTCTGCAATCAGAAATATCTTATCCTAGAGCCATGGATATGGAGATGAGAACAGGTTTTGATCTTTGTTATAGAGTTCCATGTACGAATAATAACATTATGGATGATCTCCTTCCTACAATAACTTTCCATTTCATAAAAAACACGAGCCTTATTTTACCTCAAGGAAATCACTTCTACGCCATGGGAGCCCCAAGTAACTCGACGGTGGTGAAATGCCTACTGTTCCGAAGTATGGATGATGGTGATTACGGGCCGGCTGGGGTATTTGGGAGCTTCCAACAGCAAAATGTGGAGGTTGTTTATGACttaaagaaagagagagttggCTTTCAACCTATTGACTGTGCTTCGTATGCAGCTGCTCAAGgacttcataaaatataa